Part of the Lycium ferocissimum isolate CSIRO_LF1 chromosome 6, AGI_CSIRO_Lferr_CH_V1, whole genome shotgun sequence genome, cccaaaccgaaccatgaacacccctaaccATGTCACATGGcaaattaaaaataagtaaaatcaaataataaaaaataaaaaaataaaaaaacttcaACCATTAATCCCCTCCCATTgatttctctctctccctcaCGTTCTTCCGCCTTCCATCTGTTTCTCTCTCTTCATGTTCTTCCTCCTCTTCCCTTCTAATTCTTCCTCTTTATATATCATAGAAATAAAATTGAGGcagaaaattaaatattttgtccGGATCAAAAAGTGGGAGAAGAAGTTTGATGGTCCATTTCATGGTGAAGGCCTTAGGTGGTGGAGAAGAAATTTGGTGGTCCATTTTTGTTCGGATAGAAAAGTGGGATAATCatcgttttctttctttttttaagctcGATTTAGATAAAAGTCTTGtcttgtttgatttttaaaaatttgaagctaaatttttctaaaaaaaactcaaatctTTTGATAGTATTAATGGGTAAAAGATGCATAATTTCTACTTCAAAATCCTTTATGGGTTAATTTTGAGGTGTGGTGATTTTTGAGGATCTTTTGATTGACCCATTTTTgatttgttggtatttttgatattttgatggGTTTCCATTCTACAAAGAGGTCATATAATTGAATTAATAAAGAAGATTTGGATTATTGGCCAGAGGATTCTACATTCATGAAAGATTCAGATTTGAGAgaagaaacaaacaaagaagATAAAGGAGGGGAGAAAGAATTGGATAGAAAAAAttggagagagagaaaaagaaaaaaaaagcaagaaaaaaggTCATTTTCGTTCAACTATGGAGGATGAACATTGGGGAAGAAGATGACACCAAAAAAATGGTTGTGGGTGCCTTTTTAACAGGTCTCACGCTCCTTGAACGAGTGTATCGCACGCACTTCCTTAAAAAACGCCACATAGGACGAGCGGGGTTTAAATGCTCAATTTTGAAGGGTGGAGGGATTTAGTTGACAAATTCGTAAGTACGAACACTGGCATGACAATTGTGGGCAAGTACAGGGATCTACCAGACTATTCCGCTTAAGTTTTAACGAGTTTACTACTGTAATAGATGAAATTGAACTACTTTAAtatgataaaaataattttgttactTGATTGTTATAGCGaatcaatatatgaaaattgagtttttttttaaacgggAAAATAACACTCTgtctatttggagaaaatatttacccgaaatGGCTTATATTTCTAACcgttttatacattattatacacttttatacaaaaTTGATATATTATCTACAGTaaatgtataatattatatattgtGTGTATAAATACTATTACAAAGAAAGGTTAGTTATACAAATATAGATTAATAATATGATTAcgtaaatataataaaatattttatgctgaattatatattattaaaattatacTTTTTTATATCTCAAGTTGGGCTTTTCAAAGTAATTAACAATGATCACTATAAAGAGCAAGATCAATAGGTTAGCATAGGTGGGCCCAAAATCCGTTTTTAAGGGAAATCAGATAGTGTGCCCCTTCCAATTTAAATATGGGAAAATAATACTATCTAGCCATTAGGAATTTGTTCGGCTCATATTTGGGTTTAATATCGCGATCTGGCCTTTCGGCCCAAACTATTTTCAGGTGCTAGCTCAACAGTCAATTCACTACctaaaaaatcagatttttttttagcaacTTTACTGGCCACAACAAATCACCGCTAAAGATTCACTATATAAAGATCAGACCTTTTAGTGGAAATTCATATTAATCCTTtaaaaaatatcccaaaatatgtataatatgtgtattcTTATACGTTGATTGAGCCTTTAAGAAATATTCCAaaaaatgtataatatgtgtgtaattagtaagtatatgttgattatacatttattaaatataaattatacaacaatgatgCATTTTCTAAACATGTACTGTAGGGATACATATTCAATACCctaatgatacagtttctatgCATTTGATAGATTTTTTCATATAGCAAcgatacaatttctatacatatactaaaattagttgaaaaataagtagaaatgaaattatgtaaaaaaagctaaaaaatatcttttgaatttCTTGGGTCATTTAGTTGTCGATAGTTTGGGCTGAAAGGCCATTTATGTTCTTTTCCCTTTAAATAAATCTTACACATCACAAATAGGCATCAGCTCCATTACAAGATCCCTCCATTTCCTCAAGTACACTCTTATAATTTTGACACATGTCCTCTTATATTAATCTAATGGACTAGATTTGTTTAAACAACTAAAGAGATTAACTATGGTAAACTATATAATCTCACTCCTGAAGTTGCCATAAGAAagatcccttctttctttcaaatctttcaagaaATATCGTCGCCCCATCAATTTTATATTCCTTACTGTTGCATCTCTCATTGTTCACATAGTGGAAGAACACCCATCTTACTCTTTATCATCATATTTCTCAGTTCCTTATATGTTCCTGACGTTCACTCAGTTTTACATAAAATTGATAGGatattttgatttaaatatCTTGAACACTCCaacaaaaaagattaaaatagAATTAATGAGGTTGCCAACTATAAAGATGAGTTTAGAGCTCAACAAGTGACTACCTTTGAGAGATCAGACACAGAAGCACGATAATAAGATGCCCAAAAGAATTCAAAATATGGCCAAATCTCTCCATTAAAGGGATGAAGGACGAGTTCTTTAATTAAGAAAGACCCATATAATAATTCGAGAATAAAATTTCTGcggaaaaataaataactaaCGATTGGAAAAATTGCCACATCGTAAATAAGAAACAAGCAATCAATTGTTGACTCCGAAAAAGTTAGAGGGAGTTTCTCTGATGGAggtaaggggtcgtttggtagttGGGTAAGAgataagttattcatgtattaatttctGTATTAACTTATATTATGTTTGGTAGCTAGTAAAGAAATaccttattcatgtattaatttctGTACACTTATACCGTGTTCGGTGGCTAGTTATTAGGAAGTAAGTTATTCACGTATAAAATAAGTACGACGTTTGGTTTGCAAtttgcataactaatacatgtataagttatgagggaatttatgtattattttatgtggggtagaagatggaatagctaatacatgaataaaaagttgaaatgcCAATATTACCCTCATCATTCCCCACTTAAATACTTTCCCTTTCTAAaccatatttttatataattttttgattttttttaaataagtaatattttacatttaattgtaaacaaatattttaGTTCTAgaagtaaatattttaatataataaaccAACATcgaaagaaataatttatgtataaataaaCCTTCATAACTAAACactgcataactaatacctcCATTATTGAATCCTACATAACTAATAGAGGCAATCCTAATACCTGTATAACTAATAGCTGTATAATCCTAACCAGTTACCAAACAACCCTTAAGAGTTTGGctcaaagagaagaaaaagaataactTACCATGGTTAAGCTCTTTACTTAATTAAACAAATCTAGTCCATTAGATTAATAACATGACATGTGTCAAAATTATTAGAGTGTACTCAAGGATATGGAGAGATCTTATAATGGAGGGGAGCCAAATCCGTACAAAAACccttcaatttcaatttatttacaATCATATCCTTCGTCTATGCAAAATCACCATTTTTAACAGTTTCACTAATAATTAATCCTTGTATTATTAATGTATGCATAACTTTAACCAGATATCAAATGACTCGTAACTTTACAGTTCAGTGACTTTGTTGTTAATGTGAGTATATCTCAGTTATTTTAACGAGATAAAACGTAATTTTGTGAATGTACAGTCCGAGAAGGCAAGGTTCAGTGCattttattactattattacaaTAACTATAGTTCAAATATGTGAAAATTGAGTTTATAAAGTATAATAtgaaaatttcattttcttttaatgtCTCAAatttgtgcttttcaaagtaattaaaaatgatcatcatcatcatcactataaaGAGCAAGATCAATAGGTCAGCATAGGTGGGCCCAAAATCCGTTTTAAGGAAATCCAGATAGTGGGCCCTATAACTTTAAATAAATCTTCCACGTCACAAAtatgcaacaataatcaataaaataacccttcaatttcaatttatttacaGTAATACCCTTCATCTCTGCAAAAATCACCATTTTTAGCAGTTATTTCTACCAATAATAATAACACTACACTTTCCATTTTatcctataaaaaaaaaattcttaggCTCTATAAAACCCTTTACACATNNNNNNNNNNNNNNNNNNNNNNNNNNNNNNNNNNNNNNNNNNNNNNNNNNNNNNNNNNNNNNNNNNNNNNNNNNNNNNNNNNNNNNNNNNNNNNNNNNNNGTATTAGTTAGTAGGGCTGCAATGCTGTTTTCCAATTTTAATTTGCAATTTTGCATTTTGAATTGTTGGCCACAAGGAGCTTTTACTGAATTTGGTAGCTGTACAGTCATTAGCTTGCAGCGTGTATAGCTTAATGGAAGATGTAGtctcggaaacagcctctctacctgccaaggtaggggtaaggtctgcgccagaccccacttgtgggattacactgggtatgttgttgttgttgtatttgcAATCCTGCGTTTTTGTCTCTGATACAGGGGTAAACTTTTTTACAGAGATGGATTTGTCCATCTGGGATCTACCTTACACTCAAGGTTTGCCTACTTATTTGTAGTATTATTTTTCGATAAGTGGTTTGCCTACTTATTATAACCTGTCTAGTTTTCAGGACAGAACATCCCCTTTGGTTCTACGCACTGACTTAGTAAGTTTTTCTTCAGATGAAAACAGTTTTCCGGCAAACAACTTGGCTCAAAACTTCTATTTCAATCAAAAGCTTGGTAAGTTTATTAATTAGTTCTCTTGTTTTGTTAACTTCTTGAAAAGTCTATTAGAGCCTTTACTTTTATAGACGTAGCTTTCAATCAATGTGCATCTGACTGGCTTCATCTTTTCTATTGATTTGCTTCCACAGATACTATAGAGGAAGATGCCATAAATGAGAGATGTTGTCTGCAAGTGCTAGAGATACTTATTGCAAAAGCTGATACAGAAATTGTTGAACTTGAAGATGATATAGTGATGCAAGAAAGCCAACTAGCCCGTGCTGATGAAAAATGGTTGGACATGTGCATTGCTGGTTTGAATAAAAAGATTGATCACCTTGGTAGTTTGATAACGgccttgaaaaatgaaaatgtacAATGTTCTGGTGTTCACTTACAAACAAATAGAAAACCCTCAGAGAGAATCCATGAGAAATTAGAGACACCGCTGAGAAATTTCTCTTCTACACTAGACAAGCAGGTTCGGTCACAGAACATTTACTTGTTCTTATCTACCGTTGCCTTGGATGCTGTGATTGTTGTTTCCTAGGCAAGATTGCTTAATCACTTGATTTTCTTAAGTTAATGCTAGATATTTAGTACTTATTGGATAACACATGTGAATTGCTCCCTTTTATGAATAAAAGGAACTATACTTTTGGTTCAGTTGTACATATTGTAGCACCATCTTAGTGCCGTCTTTTGTGAAAATCTTCATTTTATACTGATTCGACTCTGTACCACCTCCaaccacccaaaaaaaaaaaagagaacacaTGTGCATTGCATTGCTGTTTCACGTGAAGCTTTTGGAATTCAATGTGATGCTcttaaaattggaagaaaaaaaaaaggaaaataatggctgttaattgttgaattatCTCTACATTTATATAGTTAATAATCGTTGAACTTGCAAATTAAGTAGTTGGTTGAGACTATACTCATACTCATGAATTTCCACGACTCCTACTTTAAAATCAACAGCCTGCAAACTCTACTCTTGGAAGCTCAAAGCTAGCTGCAGCTGTTCGTATGAAAGTTGAAACAACAGACGACCACAATTTAAAGGATACGGAGACTGTTGGAATGAATGGTAGTTTCTCTGTCCAGGCAAATGTTACAGTCCAGACACCTTCTGTggttgaagaaagaaatcatcAAAAAACAGTAAGTGCTTATAATCTCTCCTTGTTCTGCTAAGAGTTGCAAAATGCAAGAAAATTTGAACCAAGGAAATACTGTAAGCATCTTGCGGGTTTTCCCAGTCTGCAATTGAGGGCGCTGTAAGTGTGAAGAATTAGAGCCATTTAGGGCATACTGCACAAATTTATCAGATAAATATCTCTATGAATGTTAGCATTTCAGCTCCCTCTTTGCATCAATTTTCCATCTAAACCCATCCAATTGACTGCATTGTGATTCTTCCTCAAACAATGAACAGGATGATTACACAATCACCAAAGGTTCCAGTGCAAAGGAAAGCCATGCTAGTGAAAAGTTCACTACGAAGGTTTTGGACAAGTCTGATATTCCCGCAAAGCTGATTAGTGCAAGCAAAAGAGAAAGTCCTTCACATCTCAACAATGTACTTATAAATCTGCTTACTGAGCCTTCATTCATATAAGGTTATATATCTATCTAGATGTTTCAACTAACTGGTTAGCTTATCTACTGTTACAAAAGCAGTTGGCATGTGCTGTTTTAAAGAGTGCAAGCACAAAGCCTCTAAAGGACAAAGCTCATTCTTGTGGAACAACAAAGAAGAAGATCAATATATCAGAAGATACTTTGGAGGATGAAATGATGCAACGAAGGTCTAATGATGAAAGGATAATCATAAATTCATCTCCAGAAGTCGAGGAAACAAGCACTGGAAAAGAACCTAAGGTTGGGAAATATCTTCCATTTTCTTTAGTGTGCTATCACAGTATTGAAACAGGCTAGGAGGCTTATTTTTCAAAGATGTATTGCCTGAATTAATCTTCACAATGCTGGTAATGTAGACTCTTGTCTCAGAGTTTAGCTTATATTGAGAAGACGAAAAGCCACGGGTAATATCTAACGTGCTTtaaatcacaatacaacaactaaAGATCTTCGAAGCAACTTTTACAATTTTCAAATCTTAGTTTACAAGTCATTCTTTATCTTCCCATTGTAGTTTTTAGAAAAGAATTATGACCTCTCAAAATTTTTATCGGGTTCTTATTTAAGACTTTTCCGTCTAAAAGAAGGACAATGTCGTTTGACAGCCTGCTGGAGCAATTCTGGTGACCCGTCTAAGTGCTGTAAAACAAGAACCTAGAGAATCCGGATATGATGAACAGACACAGAATAGAGGGAAGGCTGGTCAGACTAGagaaaaacacacctcaaatcAGTTGGTAAGTAAAAAGCAGACTGGTGCAAAATCTGTTCTTGGAATAAAGGGAGAAGAAGGTCTGCCCACTGAAACTGGTCATACTAAAAAGGAGGACAGAAGCAAGCAACTGGAAAAATTACAAGGTGAACTGCTAGTGAAGCAATTCCCCAAAAGTCAAGTACTAACAGTAAGTAAATCTAACTCAAAGTTGTCCCTGAAGATAGAAGGTCAGAGGCTGAACTTCAAATGTAACGTACCTTCAGAAATGGTTAAAGAGCCATGTCTTGCCAAGGAATTAGGATTCAAGTCACCTTCTGGTCTAAAACTCAAGAGGCAGTGGAAGACTGAAAGTAAGAAGGAGAATGGAGGTGATGAGTTTGGATACAAAGCAATCAGGGGAAGTCCAGAGACCAGTTCAACTTCTTTGATTCACATGAAGAAGAGAAGGATAACAAGTTCCACAGGACCAGTCCTCCAAGAGAATGAGAATTTTAG contains:
- the LOC132060041 gene encoding uncharacterized protein LOC132060041 isoform X4, whose amino-acid sequence is MDLSIWDLPYTQDENSFPANNLAQNFYFNQKLDTIEEDAINERCCLQVLEILIAKADTEIVELEDDIVMQESQLARADEKWLDMCIAGLNKKIDHLGSLITALKNENVQCSGVHLQTNRKPSERIHEKLETPLRNFSSTLDKQPANSTLGSSKLAAAVRMKVETTDDHNLKDTETVGMNGSFSVQANVTVQTPSVVEERNHQKTDDYTITKGSSAKESHASEKFTTKVLDKSDIPAKLISASKRESPSHLNNQLACAVLKSASTKPLKDKAHSCGTTKKKINISEDTLEDEMMQRRSNDERIIINSSPEVEETSTGKEPKPAGAILVTRLSAVKQEPRESGYDEQTQNRGKAGQTREKHTSNQLVSKKQTGAKSVLGIKGEEGLPTETGHTKKEDRSKQLEKLQGELLVKQFPKSQVLTVSKSNSKLSLKIEGQRLNFKCNVPSEMVKEPCLAKELGFKSPSGLKLKRQWKTESKKENGGDEFGYKAIRGSPETSSTSLIHMKKRRITSSTGPVLQENENFRDFQNRLVKSHDRSNQNVRVNKVENDELIDSTAFIVPSTNIADLEKMTINQLKAVAKQEKLRGIYKLRKAELQELLRFKLLAKGRST
- the LOC132060041 gene encoding uncharacterized protein LOC132060041 isoform X2, whose amino-acid sequence is MEDVVSETASLPAKVGVRSAPDPTCGITLGMLLLLYLQSCVFVSDTGVNFFTEMDLSIWDLPYTQDENSFPANNLAQNFYFNQKLDTIEEDAINERCCLQVLEILIAKADTEIVELEDDIVMQESQLARADEKWLDMCIAGLNKKIDHLGSLITALKNENVQCSGVHLQTNRKPSERIHEKLETPLRNFSSTLDKQPANSTLGSSKLAAAVRMKVETTDDHNLKDTETVGMNGSFSVQANVTVQTPSVVEERNHQKTDDYTITKGSSAKESHASEKFTTKVLDKSDIPAKLISASKRESPSHLNNLACAVLKSASTKPLKDKAHSCGTTKKKINISEDTLEDEMMQRRSNDERIIINSSPEVEETSTGKEPKPAGAILVTRLSAVKQEPRESGYDEQTQNRGKAGQTREKHTSNQLVSKKQTGAKSVLGIKGEEGLPTETGHTKKEDRSKQLEKLQGELLVKQFPKSQVLTVSKSNSKLSLKIEGQRLNFKCNVPSEMVKEPCLAKELGFKSPSGLKLKRQWKTESKKENGGDEFGYKAIRGSPETSSTSLIHMKKRRITSSTGPVLQENENFRDFQNRLVKSHDRSNQNVRVNKVENDELIDSTAFIVPSTNIADLEKMTINQLKAVAKQEKLRGIYKLRKAELQELLRFKLLAKGRST
- the LOC132060041 gene encoding uncharacterized protein LOC132060041 isoform X1, whose protein sequence is MEDVVSETASLPAKVGVRSAPDPTCGITLGMLLLLYLQSCVFVSDTGVNFFTEMDLSIWDLPYTQDENSFPANNLAQNFYFNQKLDTIEEDAINERCCLQVLEILIAKADTEIVELEDDIVMQESQLARADEKWLDMCIAGLNKKIDHLGSLITALKNENVQCSGVHLQTNRKPSERIHEKLETPLRNFSSTLDKQPANSTLGSSKLAAAVRMKVETTDDHNLKDTETVGMNGSFSVQANVTVQTPSVVEERNHQKTDDYTITKGSSAKESHASEKFTTKVLDKSDIPAKLISASKRESPSHLNNQLACAVLKSASTKPLKDKAHSCGTTKKKINISEDTLEDEMMQRRSNDERIIINSSPEVEETSTGKEPKPAGAILVTRLSAVKQEPRESGYDEQTQNRGKAGQTREKHTSNQLVSKKQTGAKSVLGIKGEEGLPTETGHTKKEDRSKQLEKLQGELLVKQFPKSQVLTVSKSNSKLSLKIEGQRLNFKCNVPSEMVKEPCLAKELGFKSPSGLKLKRQWKTESKKENGGDEFGYKAIRGSPETSSTSLIHMKKRRITSSTGPVLQENENFRDFQNRLVKSHDRSNQNVRVNKVENDELIDSTAFIVPSTNIADLEKMTINQLKAVAKQEKLRGIYKLRKAELQELLRFKLLAKGRST
- the LOC132060041 gene encoding uncharacterized protein LOC132060041 isoform X3 translates to MEDVVSETASLPAKVGVRSAPDPTCGITLEMDLSIWDLPYTQDENSFPANNLAQNFYFNQKLDTIEEDAINERCCLQVLEILIAKADTEIVELEDDIVMQESQLARADEKWLDMCIAGLNKKIDHLGSLITALKNENVQCSGVHLQTNRKPSERIHEKLETPLRNFSSTLDKQPANSTLGSSKLAAAVRMKVETTDDHNLKDTETVGMNGSFSVQANVTVQTPSVVEERNHQKTDDYTITKGSSAKESHASEKFTTKVLDKSDIPAKLISASKRESPSHLNNQLACAVLKSASTKPLKDKAHSCGTTKKKINISEDTLEDEMMQRRSNDERIIINSSPEVEETSTGKEPKPAGAILVTRLSAVKQEPRESGYDEQTQNRGKAGQTREKHTSNQLVSKKQTGAKSVLGIKGEEGLPTETGHTKKEDRSKQLEKLQGELLVKQFPKSQVLTVSKSNSKLSLKIEGQRLNFKCNVPSEMVKEPCLAKELGFKSPSGLKLKRQWKTESKKENGGDEFGYKAIRGSPETSSTSLIHMKKRRITSSTGPVLQENENFRDFQNRLVKSHDRSNQNVRVNKVENDELIDSTAFIVPSTNIADLEKMTINQLKAVAKQEKLRGIYKLRKAELQELLRFKLLAKGRST